Proteins co-encoded in one Dehalogenimonas sp. WBC-2 genomic window:
- a CDS encoding ferredoxin (ferredoxin 3 fused to uncharacterized domain) produces the protein MNAITIEEREAPEFDEISAMKHLAGTQSVQPVHTCPSSQLMSFNSLMNSEEKRVEYEPNLKTQESALEHWPVQLTLVPPHAPFLKDSDILLAADCVPFTYPNFHRDFLKGKTLLIACPKLDDFDAHLAKLTQIFRQAKPKSVTVLRMEVPCCGGLTHMVREAASTAGIFVPVNEVTIGVRGQIKETP, from the coding sequence ATGAATGCCATAACAATAGAAGAACGGGAAGCGCCGGAGTTTGATGAGATATCGGCTATGAAACATTTGGCAGGAACTCAATCGGTACAACCTGTTCACACCTGCCCATCAAGCCAATTGATGTCCTTCAACAGTCTAATGAATTCTGAGGAAAAACGCGTTGAATATGAACCCAATCTGAAGACTCAGGAGTCAGCACTTGAGCACTGGCCGGTTCAACTAACCCTGGTGCCGCCACACGCCCCTTTTTTAAAAGATTCCGACATCTTACTTGCAGCCGACTGCGTTCCCTTTACTTATCCAAATTTTCACCGAGACTTTCTTAAGGGTAAAACTTTGCTTATCGCCTGTCCTAAGCTTGATGACTTCGATGCTCATCTTGCCAAGCTTACCCAAATTTTCAGGCAAGCAAAACCAAAAAGCGTAACAGTGTTGCGCATGGAAGTGCCGTGTTGCGGTGGACTAACGCACATGGTAAGAGAAGCGGCATCAACGGCTGGTATATTTGTTCCGGTTAACGAAGTGACCATAGGTGTCCGTGGTCAAATAAAAGAGACACCATAA
- the hcpR gene encoding Hcp transcriptional regulator HcpR (Hcp transcriptional regulator HcpR (Crp/Fnr family)) — MKDSAALIRALKKSYLFTTLSVADLTELVNTGEIKQFAAGEYIFWENGPPKYFYLLTQGRVKVVKHGSQGRETVVAFFGPGEVFGEVAVFENKPYPASSLAVEDVEVMVVSLQVFHSFIQHHPGVAMTMIGMLSARLREAQSRLHDLSGERVEQRLARTLQRLASKLGRELPFTRQDLADMSGTTLETTVRFLSRLKEGKIITSRRGMVIIEDATKLRLLAEGPL; from the coding sequence TTGAAAGATAGCGCAGCATTAATCCGTGCCCTTAAGAAAAGCTACCTATTTACAACTTTGTCAGTAGCAGACCTTACTGAATTGGTCAATACAGGTGAGATCAAACAGTTTGCCGCGGGTGAGTATATTTTCTGGGAAAATGGTCCGCCGAAATATTTTTACCTTTTAACTCAGGGAAGGGTAAAAGTGGTCAAACATGGTTCACAGGGACGGGAGACAGTAGTTGCCTTCTTTGGCCCGGGTGAAGTCTTCGGTGAAGTTGCGGTATTTGAAAACAAACCCTATCCGGCTTCCAGTCTGGCGGTGGAAGATGTTGAAGTCATGGTTGTCAGTCTGCAGGTTTTCCATAGTTTTATCCAGCATCACCCGGGTGTGGCCATGACTATGATTGGTATGTTAAGTGCTCGTCTGAGAGAAGCCCAGAGCCGTTTGCATGACCTTTCAGGAGAAAGGGTAGAGCAGCGGCTGGCGCGGACGTTGCAACGGCTGGCGTCCAAATTAGGCCGGGAACTGCCGTTTACCCGACAGGACCTGGCCGATATGTCCGGCACCACGCTGGAAACTACGGTCCGTTTTCTCAGCAGGCTTAAAGAAGGCAAGATCATTACGTCACGCCGTGGTATGGTCATAATTGAGGATGCAACCAAACTTCGGCTGCTGGCTGAGGGACCGCTCTAG
- the queG gene encoding epoxyqueuosine (oQ) reductase QueG, whose protein sequence is MSLADTVITELARLGYGACVVPVERLAALEAEYKIITSRKVWQSSPHLSQHNFNFKPPQNLLDARSVFVVAVPVTPIKLGFTHLGRHYAFEVPPLSADHDDAVNGIIASILNIISAQGYRLAEANIPTKLLASHTGLLENGYNNMGYIDGMGSFFRLSAFFSDMPSGTMVWGEHRISQSCVDCRNCLEACPTGCLRPDGYDVSHCLSLLSKEPSDFPEWVHQKWHNSLIGCRICQQVCPMNRTLFNNTETAAEFSETETEAILSGITFENLTVVTQRKLRNFHLAAYYDILPRNLQLLLGTEQGKN, encoded by the coding sequence ATGTCGCTCGCCGATACTGTCATCACTGAGTTGGCAAGACTGGGTTATGGTGCTTGTGTCGTTCCTGTTGAGCGATTAGCCGCACTTGAAGCCGAATATAAAATAATTACCAGCAGAAAAGTATGGCAGAGTTCGCCTCACCTTTCACAGCATAATTTTAACTTTAAACCGCCACAGAATCTTTTAGATGCGAGGTCGGTTTTTGTCGTGGCGGTGCCGGTGACTCCAATCAAACTTGGGTTTACTCACCTTGGCCGACATTATGCTTTTGAAGTACCACCGTTGTCCGCGGATCACGATGATGCTGTGAATGGTATTATTGCTTCTATCCTCAATATTATTTCCGCTCAAGGTTATCGGCTTGCTGAAGCAAATATTCCAACAAAACTATTGGCAAGCCACACCGGTCTGTTGGAGAACGGTTACAATAATATGGGTTATATAGACGGTATGGGCAGTTTCTTTCGTCTTTCAGCTTTTTTTTCCGATATGCCGTCCGGCACGATGGTGTGGGGAGAACACCGGATAAGCCAGAGTTGTGTTGATTGCCGTAATTGCCTTGAGGCTTGTCCTACAGGTTGTCTCCGGCCAGATGGATATGATGTTAGCCACTGCCTGTCATTGTTAAGCAAAGAACCCTCCGATTTCCCCGAATGGGTGCATCAGAAATGGCATAATTCTCTTATAGGTTGCCGTATTTGTCAGCAGGTTTGTCCAATGAACCGGACTCTCTTCAATAACACTGAGACAGCCGCCGAATTTTCTGAAACTGAGACCGAGGCTATTCTGTCAGGAATTACATTTGAAAACCTTACTGTGGTCACCCAGAGGAAACTACGTAATTTTCATCTGGCCGCCTATTACGACATTTTGCCACGTAACTTGCAGCTACTCTTAGGCACTGAACAGGGGAAGAATTGA
- the yggS gene encoding proline synthase YggS (hypothetical protein YggS proline synthase co-transcribed bacterial PROSC) has protein sequence MTIVAAAKTRTAEEITAAISAGIQIIGENYVQEAEGAINSLGDKARWHFIGHLQLNKVKKAVELFDLIETVDSLELAEAINRHAMTAGIIMPILIEVNTARETTKHGVLPEHLKNLAESILKLQNVRLEGLMAMGPHPESGDLRSCFAETHRLYNQLKTDFPDANIHYLSMGMSDSYQTAIEEGANLVRLGTAVFGLRPAKPAFPSL, from the coding sequence GTGACGATTGTAGCCGCAGCCAAAACCCGTACTGCTGAAGAAATCACGGCCGCCATTAGCGCCGGAATACAAATAATCGGTGAAAACTATGTTCAAGAGGCAGAGGGGGCCATTAACAGTCTCGGTGACAAAGCCCGCTGGCATTTTATCGGGCATCTGCAACTCAACAAAGTGAAAAAGGCAGTTGAGCTTTTTGATCTGATAGAGACGGTCGATAGTCTTGAACTGGCTGAGGCCATCAACCGTCATGCAATGACTGCCGGGATAATAATGCCGATACTTATAGAAGTGAACACCGCCCGCGAAACAACTAAACACGGCGTATTGCCTGAACATCTAAAGAATTTAGCGGAGTCAATTCTTAAGCTTCAGAATGTAAGACTAGAAGGCCTGATGGCCATGGGACCCCACCCCGAGTCTGGTGATCTTCGTTCCTGTTTTGCGGAAACTCACCGTTTATACAATCAACTGAAAACAGATTTCCCGGATGCCAACATCCATTATCTTTCTATGGGAATGAGTGATTCATACCAGACAGCTATTGAAGAAGGAGCGAATCTAGTCCGCCTTGGCACGGCCGTCTTTGGCCTCAGGCCGGCAAAACCAGCGTTTCCAAGCCTTTGA
- a CDS encoding 2-hydroxy-3-keto-5-methylthiopentenyl-1-phosphate phosphatase-like protein, translating into MNSRKLLQCDFDGTLSVGDISFLILEKYAEGDWRAVLKDYQEGKIPVGDFNNRAFAMVKKDRQVLEKLVRDEGQLRPGLHKLVSYCQLHDITMTVVSNGLDFYIKTLLDHNGYGHLDITAARTVFTPAGLDARYYDHHGRELLSEFKESYTRKFIGQGYQVYYAGNGPSDIPASKLAAHTFATESLLDYYQREKMPHTPFNDLNDIVKGLETLVLPA; encoded by the coding sequence TTGAACAGCCGGAAGTTACTGCAATGTGATTTCGACGGCACCTTAAGCGTCGGCGACATTAGTTTTTTGATCTTGGAGAAATACGCTGAAGGTGACTGGCGTGCCGTACTCAAAGATTACCAGGAAGGTAAGATCCCGGTCGGGGATTTCAACAACCGCGCCTTCGCTATGGTCAAAAAAGACCGGCAAGTCTTGGAAAAACTGGTCAGGGACGAAGGTCAATTAAGACCGGGATTGCATAAACTGGTCAGTTACTGTCAGTTACATGACATAACAATGACAGTGGTTTCCAACGGTCTGGACTTCTATATTAAAACGCTGCTGGATCATAACGGCTATGGCCACCTGGATATTACCGCCGCGCGAACCGTATTTACCCCTGCGGGTTTGGACGCCCGTTATTATGATCACCACGGCCGGGAATTGCTTAGTGAATTTAAAGAGTCATACACCAGAAAGTTTATTGGCCAGGGCTACCAGGTATATTATGCAGGTAACGGGCCCTCGGACATTCCCGCTTCCAAGCTGGCTGCACATACCTTCGCAACTGAGTCTTTACTGGATTACTACCAGCGGGAAAAGATGCCTCATACACCGTTCAATGATCTCAATGATATCGTCAAAGGCTTGGAAACGCTGGTTTTGCCGGCCTGA
- a CDS encoding peptide deformylase encodes MAIRPVNKHPDIVLRQKAKKVPVIDKSVKVLIDDMMETMFANNGCGLAAPQVGVSLRCIVIGMPEEEPFAIINPEIVKRVGERCVEEACLSVPGLAGEVKRSISVIVKGLDSRGKPFRVKGKELLGQALEHEIDHLNGVLFIDRVESQDKLYKKEQPVSGAAEAVDVVERNGVPTV; translated from the coding sequence ATGGCTATCAGACCTGTTAATAAACATCCTGACATTGTACTGCGGCAAAAGGCAAAAAAGGTACCCGTGATTGATAAGAGCGTTAAGGTGCTTATTGATGACATGATGGAAACAATGTTTGCCAATAATGGTTGTGGCTTGGCTGCCCCGCAGGTAGGGGTGTCTCTAAGGTGTATTGTCATCGGTATGCCTGAAGAAGAACCGTTTGCTATTATCAATCCGGAGATAGTCAAACGGGTAGGGGAACGTTGCGTTGAAGAAGCGTGTCTTAGCGTTCCCGGACTGGCAGGAGAGGTGAAGCGGTCTATTTCCGTGATTGTGAAAGGTCTTGACAGTCGTGGCAAACCATTCAGAGTTAAAGGCAAAGAATTGCTGGGACAAGCGCTGGAACATGAGATAGATCACTTAAACGGAGTCCTTTTTATTGACCGGGTGGAGTCTCAAGATAAGCTTTATAAAAAAGAGCAACCGGTATCCGGCGCTGCCGAAGCTGTTGATGTCGTTGAAAGAAACGGTGTACCCACAGTTTGA